One region of Camelina sativa cultivar DH55 chromosome 6, Cs, whole genome shotgun sequence genomic DNA includes:
- the LOC104793407 gene encoding uncharacterized protein LOC104793407, whose product MRCKRHTVDFSSSIGVCASCLRERLFSLAVSTAASQTDDHHSRISPPPPLLFPRSVSPYVAPRKSDAGVDSVAVSSSNNNRFFSTPQVLEGGGGRGSTSSEKVFVSSSFKKNKKSGLSRFSSFFRPTRSDVYDSRRDSCDDASTVFSQSSTSTSRSWLSKVLSVRSKKQQSNTTTCYIEDLIAAESDHHHQNRPRQRYCRGMSPAGESTTNDDSVEESPGRLRRTPAMGTPGRRKVGFGRSVSGMAFCLSPLVRAKPSNWRGRFLPDFGYSESPANPHLSTAASFCGNRSKKLVDLGRLDHRR is encoded by the coding sequence ATGAGGTGTAAGAGACATACAGTAGATTTCAGTAGCAGTATAGGCGTTTGTGCTTCTTGTCTCCGCGAACGTCTCTTCTCTCTCGCCGTCTCAACCGCCGCCTCTCAAACCGACGATCATCATTCTCGTATCTCTCCACCCCCTCCTCTGCTTTTCCCTCGTTCTGTTTCTCCTTACGTTGCTCCGAGAAAATCAGACGCCGGAGTAGACTCTGTAGCAGTATCTTcttctaataacaacagattcttctCAACGCCGCAAGTATTGGaaggcggaggaggaagaggttCAACCTCATCGGAAAAAGTCTTCGTATCATCATCAtttaagaagaacaaaaaaagcgGTTTATCTCGTTTCTCAAGCTTCTTCAGACCGACGAGATCTGACGTTTACGATTCGCGTCGTGATTCATGCGACGACGCGTCCACTGTCTTTTCTCAGTCGTCAACATCGACGTCAAGGTCATGGCTCTCTAAGGTTCTCTCAGTTCGATCGAAGAAGCAACAGTCAAACACAACGACCTGCTACATCGAGGATTTGATCGCTGCAGAGtccgatcatcatcatcaaaatcgACCTAGACAGAGATACTGCAGAGGAATGTCGCCGGCGGGAGAATCAACGACGAACGACGACTCAGTTGAGGAATCACCAGGGAGGTTAAGAAGAACGCCGGCGATGGGAACTCCGGGGAGGAGAAAGGTTGGGTTTGGTAGAAGCGTTTCAGGGATGGCTTTTTGTTTGAGTCCGTTAGTGAGAGCTAAACCATCTAACTGGAGAGGAAGATTTCTGCCGGATTTTGGTTATTCCGAATCACCGGCGAATCCTCACCTTTCGACGGCGGCGTCTTTTTGTGGTAACCGGTCTAAGAAGCTTGTTGATTTAGGAAGACTTGATCACCGCCGttga
- the LOC104793408 gene encoding ras-related protein RABH1b yields the protein MAPVSALAKYKLVFLGDQSVGKTSIITRFMYDKFDNTYQATIGIDFLSKTMYLEDRTVRLQLWDTAGQERFRSLIPSYIRDSSVAVIVYDVASRQSFLNTTKWIDEVRTERGSDVIVVLVGNKTDLVEKRQVSIEEAEAKARELNVMFIETSAKAGFNIKALFRKIAAALPGMETLSSTKQEDMVDVNLKSSNANASMSQQQSGGCSC from the exons ATGGCTCCGGTCTCGGCGCTCGCCAAGTATAAACTGGTGTTTTTGGGAGATCAATCCGTCGGCAAAACCAGTATCATCACTCGATTCATGTACGACAAGTTCGACAATACTTACCAG GCCACAATTGGTATTGATTTTCTATCAAAGACAATGTACCTTGAAGATCGAACGGTCAGACTTCAGCTATG GGATACAGCAGGGCAAGAGCGATTCAGGAGTCTTATTCCGAGCTATATCAGGGATTCGTCTGTTGCTGTTATTGTGTATGATGTTGCAA GCAGGCAATCCTTTCTAAACACTACTAAGTGGATCGATGAGGTTAGGACAGAGCGTGGTAGTGATGTGATAGTAGTGCTTGTGGGAAACAAAACTGACCTTGTGGAAAAAAG GCAAGTGTCAATAGAGGAAGCAGAAGCCAAGGCTCGTGAACTTAATGTAATGTTTATCGAAACCAGTGCCAAAGCAGGCTTCAACATCAAG GCTCTCTTCCGCAAGATAGCAGCAGCTTTGCCCGGAATGGAAACATTGTCTTCGACAAAGCAAGAAGATATGGTTGATGTCAATCTCAAGTCTTCCAATGCAAATGCATCTATGTCTCAGCAGCAATCAGGAGGATGCTCTTGTTAA
- the LOC104793411 gene encoding acyl carrier protein 1, mitochondrial-like, whose protein sequence is MALRNAVLRQLRVPVQTLGMNQSQIGFLGSIRSFSSNDDHLSREAVVDRVLDVVKSFPKVDPSKVTPEVHFQNDLGLDSLDTVEIVMAIEEEFKLEIPDKEADKIDSCTLAIEYVYNHPMSS, encoded by the exons ATGGCACTGAGAAATGCAGTTCTTCGTCAGCTGAGGGTTCCGGTTCAAACCCTAGGAATGAATCAGTCTCAAATTGGGTTCCTTGGTTCGATCCGGTCTTTTTCTTCGAACGATGATCATCTCAGCAGAGAAGCGGTCGTTGATAGAGTTCTTGATGTCGTCAAGAGCTTCCCCAAAGTCGATCCCTCTAAG GTGACTCCTGAGGTACATTTCCAAAACGATCTGGGGTTAGATAGTTTGGACACAGTGGAGATAGTGATGGCTATTGAAGAGGAGTTCAAGCTGGAAATCCCAGACAAAGAAGCTGACAAGATCGATTCTTGCACTCTCGCCATTGAATACGTTTACAATCACCCAATGTCTAGCTAA